From Candidatus Methylomirabilota bacterium, one genomic window encodes:
- a CDS encoding MFS transporter, whose product MSRAVLIVCACAAAATTAEGALSLLYAPYLEAQGYSLSAIGALSSLLAVFRLASRVPAGTVYRPFRARIHLAVALLALSVATSGFALARDHPVAVVVLTAAHGFAFGSVGTLILAVVIDVTGGRAAGAVMGWYTAVLSTGYALGAFAAGGLADTTGPAAALALLGVLPAVTAIALFALPSFGGPRADVERSQGFRGLLAAGAALDARVWLAFTIVVYINLLADSVDTFFPLYGVAIGLPLAAVGTLKGLKSAAATFIRFVSGVMFRYLDYRAIDVWAVILSGAATVVLPRVSAFGALVALFILLGLTRGILRVTSAATVAELRREGRDVGLASGVYNAGLDVGAIAGPALGGVLGTALGLATMFQIVGVASVVMYFAVALASAPGRSALRAGLRASGRRSAPALRRP is encoded by the coding sequence ATGAGCCGGGCGGTGCTGATCGTCTGCGCCTGCGCCGCCGCGGCGACGACGGCGGAAGGGGCGCTGAGCTTACTGTACGCGCCCTATCTCGAAGCGCAGGGGTATTCGCTCAGCGCGATCGGCGCGCTGTCCTCCCTGCTCGCGGTCTTTCGCCTGGCCTCGCGGGTGCCGGCCGGCACCGTCTATCGCCCGTTCCGGGCCAGGATCCATCTGGCCGTCGCGCTGCTCGCGCTGAGCGTCGCCACGAGCGGCTTCGCCCTGGCCCGCGATCATCCCGTGGCCGTCGTCGTCCTGACGGCGGCGCACGGCTTCGCCTTCGGCAGCGTCGGCACCTTGATCCTCGCCGTCGTCATCGACGTCACGGGCGGCCGAGCCGCCGGCGCCGTCATGGGCTGGTACACGGCGGTGCTGTCCACCGGCTACGCGCTGGGCGCCTTCGCGGCCGGCGGGCTGGCCGACACCACCGGCCCCGCGGCGGCCCTGGCTCTCCTCGGTGTGCTGCCGGCGGTCACGGCGATCGCCCTGTTCGCGCTGCCCTCCTTCGGCGGGCCGCGCGCTGACGTCGAGCGCAGCCAGGGCTTCCGGGGTCTGCTGGCGGCGGGCGCCGCGCTGGACGCCCGCGTCTGGCTCGCGTTCACGATCGTGGTCTACATCAACCTCCTGGCCGACAGCGTCGACACCTTCTTCCCGCTGTACGGCGTCGCGATCGGCCTGCCGCTCGCCGCGGTCGGCACCCTGAAGGGCCTGAAATCGGCGGCGGCCACCTTCATTCGCTTCGTCAGCGGCGTGATGTTCCGTTATCTCGACTACCGCGCCATCGACGTCTGGGCGGTGATCCTCTCGGGCGCGGCCACGGTGGTGCTGCCGCGGGTGTCCGCGTTCGGGGCGTTGGTCGCGCTCTTCATCCTACTTGGCCTCACGCGCGGCATCCTCCGGGTGACGAGCGCGGCAACCGTGGCGGAGCTCCGTCGCGAGGGCCGTGACGTGGGCCTCGCCTCCGGCGTCTACAACGCCGGCCTCGACGTCGGGGCGATCGCCGGCCCGGCGCTGGGCGGCGTCCTGGGAACCGCGCTCGGCCTGGCGACGATGTTCCAGATCGTCGGGGTGGCCAGCGTCGTGATGTACTTCGCGGTCGCGCTGGCCAGCGCGCCGGGGCGCTCGGCTCTCCGTGCCGGGCTTCGCGCCAGCGGCCGTCGTTCGGCTCCTGCTCTGCGACGACCCTGA